The Brassica napus cultivar Da-Ae chromosome C7, Da-Ae, whole genome shotgun sequence genome has a segment encoding these proteins:
- the LOC106369168 gene encoding uncharacterized protein LOC106369168, giving the protein MGRVLNPECQPMARLIIQMPRKWQKEGRVRGIALSQERFQFIFKNEHDLMNVLEKGVQTFNEWVIVLERWVENLPEDYLQFIPLWVQMRNIPVNYYTTVALEALGDIVGKVKVVAFDPTKPITKDYIRVLVRFNVANPLRTSKVIDLGGGEVHVKEAEKDPEVQRTCLRLEEAPEITKDLNRGKGLVFDYSQKVDDQKKQLSIFKPKKLMADAFKSNSTPVRSSLGGADAESSGNNVVAFFTNYSTVFKPGTSGPGVSGIVKKRNNTRKRPSKSARKPRKGGATNEVMAAYTAQREGKQTMGNKKRKNEDQGEEGRSKSKESSLQVIPSEGSPNPQ; this is encoded by the exons ATGGGGAGAGTGCTCAACCCTGAGTGTCAACCCATGGCCCGTTTGATTATTCAGATGCCAAGGAAATGGCAAAAGGAAGGAAGGGTGAGGGGTATTGCTCTGTCACAGGAACGCTTTCAGTTTATCTTTAAGAATGAACACGATCTGATGAACGTGTTAGAGAAGGGTGTTCAGACGTTCAATGAGTGGGTGATTGTGTTGGAGAGGTGGGTCGAGAATCTGCCAGAGGACTACCTGCAATTCATCCCTCTATGGGTTCAGATGAGGAACATACCCGTAAACTATTACACAACGGTGGCGTTAGAAGCCCTGGGAGACATTGTTGGGAAAGTTAAAGTGGTAGCTTTTGATCCAACGAAGCCGATAACTAAAGACTACATCAGAGTTTTGGTGAGGTTCAATGTAGCTAACCCCTTGAGAACGTCTAAGGTGATAGACCTTGGTGGGGGGGAAGTCCATG TCAAAGAGGCTGAGAAGGATCCAGAGGTTCAGAGAACATGCTTACGACTGGAAGAGGCACCAGAAATAACCAAGGACCTTAACAGAGGCAAAGGATTGGTCTTTGATTACAGTCAGAAGGTAGATGATCAAAAGAAACAGCTAAGCATCTTCAAACCAAAGAAGCTAATGGCTGATGCCTTCAAATCAAACTCTACTCCAGTCCGAAGCTCGTTAGGAGGGGCAGATGCGGAGAGCAGTGGAAACAATGTAGTTGctttctttacaaactattcAACAGTGTTTAAGCCAGGAACCTCAGGACCTGGTGTATCCGGAAtagtaaagaaaagaaacaacaccCGCAAAAGACCTTCAAAATCAGCAAGGAAACCTAGAAAAGGAGGAGCCACCAACGAGGTTATGGCAGCTTACACGGCTCAGAGAGAAGGAAAGCAAACTATGGGaaacaagaagagaaagaatgaAGACCAGGGAGAGGAAGGAAGGTCAAAATCAAAGGAGAGCAGCCTTCAGGTGATCCCAAGTGAGGGATCGCCCAATCCCCAATGA
- the LOC106381647 gene encoding peroxidase 15, which translates to MATTRTFLVLFSLACSLTLCICDDESNYGGGEGNLFPGFYRSSCPKAEEIVRSVVAQAVAKEARMAASLMRLHFHDCFVQGCDGSLLLDSSGSIVTEKGSNPNSNSARGFDVVDQIKAALENECPGTVSCADLLTLAARDSSVLTGGPTWMVPLGRRDSRSASLSSSNNNIPAPNNTFNTILSRFNNQGLDLTDLVALSGSHTIGFSRCTSFRQRLYNQSGNGSPDITLEQSYATNLRQRCPPSGGDQNLSELDINSAGKFDNSYFKNLIENMGLLNSDQVLFSSNEESSELVKTYAEDQEEFFEQFAESMIKMGNLSPLTGSSDEIRKNCRKINS; encoded by the exons ATGGCAACAACGAGAACCTTTCTAGTTCTTTTCTCTCTCGCTTGTTCTCTTACTCTCTGCATCTGCGACGACGAGAGTAACTATGGCGGCGGTGAAGGGAATCTTTTCCCAGGTTTCTATAGAAGCTCATGCCCTAAAGCCGAGGAGATCGTGAGGTCAGTTGTAGCTCAAGCTGTTGCAAAAGAGGCTCGTATGGCTGCTTCTCTCATGAGGCTTCATTTCCACGACTGTTTTGTTCAG GGCTGTGATGGCTCGTTGCTTCTAGACAGCAGTGGAAGTATAGTTACTGAGAAAGGCTCTAACCCTAATAGCAACTCGGCTCGCGGGTTTGATGTTGTTGACCAGATCAAAGCTGCATTGGAGAATGAATGCCCTGGAACTGTTTCTTGTGCTGACTTGTTAACCCTAGCTGCTAGGGACTCCTCTGTTCTT ACTGGTGGACCAACCTGGATGGTTCCTTTGGGAAGAAGAGATTCGAGAAGTGCAAGCTTGAGTAGCTCAAACAACAACATTCCTGCACCCAACAACACTTTCAACACAATTCTCTCGAGGTTTAATAATCAAGGTCTCGATCTCACCGACCTTGTTGCCCTGTCTG GGAGTCACACCATCGGCTTCTCAAGATGCACGAGTTTCAGACAAAGACTTTACAACCAGTCCGGAAATGGAAGTCCCGACATAACCTTAGAGCAGTCCTATGCTACTAACTTGCGCCAGAGGTGTCCGCCATCAGGTGGAGACCAAAACCTGTCGGAGCTTGACATCAACAGTGCCGGAAAGTTTGATAACAGCTACTTCAAGAACTTGATCGAGAACATGGGACTTTTGAATTCTGACCAGGTCTTATTCTCTAGCAACGAGGAATCTAGCGAGCTTGTGAAGACATATGCAGAGGATCAGGAAGAGTTCTTCGAGCAGTTCGCAGAATCAATGATCAAGATGGGGAATCTCTCTCCCTTGACAGGTTCGAGTGATGAGATCAGGAAGAATTGCAGGAAGATTAACTCTTGA